GTTATGGATGTAAACCTTAGGAAAATTATTTCCCATGTCCTCTTGTTCTTGTTCAATATTTCTGGCAGAATCCTCCGCGGTAGCGCTGCAATCATGTAACTCAATTGATTCTAAAGTACAAATTTCCCCAAAATCTGCTGGAATTTCTTGCAGCCTGTAGCAATCCTTCAGAACGAGGCGTTTTAGATTTGGGAAGTTATCACTGCTAGCTTCCCAACGCTTAAGATTTGTGTTACTCAGTAACAACAACTTCAAGCTTTTGAACTTGTCTTTATCACTCAATCTCCATACAAAATCCTTGGCTATACAATGTTTGAGTTTGAGCTCTTCAAGATTAGGCAACATGATAACAGTTGATAATATGTCTTCCCAAGGAAAATACAAAAACTTAGCTAAAGTCAACCTCTTAAGTGATGTTGGAAGAACAAAACTCTTGATGGGGTAAAACAAATTAAAGTCCCAGCAAAATTTGAATGCTTCGAGTTTTCTCAAGCTAGACAAATCCATGAGCCAATAATTGGGAAAATTCTTGAATGAGAAAAAAGGCAGATGAATGATCAGTCTCTTTAGATTGGGAATGCCAGAAAAGACTTCTTTTGTACAACTGGTGTAACAAAGACCAGAAAGCTCCTCTAGATTTGGCATCCCAACATGCTTATTTAGAATACTTTCTCTTCTAGGACTGGGTAAATAAGTGGCTCTCCTAGACAGACTTATATACCTCAACTTCTTCATCATCCATATATTCTCAGGTAAAGTTCTATACGAAGAATTACCACTACAAATTAGAGTTTGCAAATTCTGAAGCTCTGAGATTGATTCAGGAATATCTCCATCAAATCGAACTTGGAGATATCTCAAATGAAACAACTTTGTAATCACAAGTGGAAATGATTctaacattaaaacattattGAAGATGACCAATACCCTGAGAAGGTTGAAACGAGAGAAAAATTCATGTATTATACGATGGTAGATGGGAAGTCTCCTGAGAAGGATGAAACGAGAGAAAAATTCAAGTATTATAGGATCACGGCGGTAGATGGGAAATAGCCCAAGAAGATTAATACAGGGTGAAAAAGGTAAATCCAAGTGAGAAAATAAGTAGATAGATCTGGAAATAGGGGGTAATAGCTTACAACAATCATCAACTGaataaaattttgtttgaaAACTGAAGCGACAAACATTATGCTTTTGTCTTGGAAGAGAAGGGTGAGTTCTCTCAACATGCATAAACTTTGCCATTTCAGCTTCTATCAAACAGAACTCACGCAGTAGATCATGCATTGCACATGCTTTTATCTCACCATTGAATCTCCTTTTTCTAACCTGTATCAAGTTCCTGCTAATAAGGTCCTTTAAATAATCCATTGCCACTTCCTCCAAACATTTACCATTTCCAAAAGTCCTTATGAAACCTTCTGCAATCCATAAGTGGATCAATCTCCGAGTGTCAACCTGAAAATCCTCTGGGAAACTACTCATAGAAAGAAAGCAAGCTTTGAGGCGATTAGGCAAGTGGTGGTAACTCAAACCGAGCACTCCTAAGCATTTATCTGGATGACTAGCAATAATTTCACTTAAGTTTCGGGTAACATTCTTCCAATCTTCTAATGTTCTGGCCATTTTAGAAAGATGTCCCGCAATCACTGAAATTGTTAAGGGTAGTCCTTGACATTTTTCTACTATTTCCTTTCCAATTTCTTCCAATTCAGGAGGATGATCATGTTTTGGTCCAAACACCTTATCACAAAGTAACCTCCAACCGTTTTCTGAACTCAAAAGGCTCATCTCGTGAGGGCTACGAGTATTTGCATACATTGCTACCTCAGTTTCCCTAGTAGTCAATAGGACTCGACTCCTATTGTTACAATCAGGAAATATTCCTCTTAAGCTATCCCAAACATCCCTACTCCAAatatcatcaacaacaacaaggtATCTTGGACCCTTTAGCTTTTTCTGTACTAGGTCAGCTAACTCATTGTCATCCATCTTATCATAATCTTTTGTATTCACAATATCTGTTTGCTTTGAAATGCAACGTAAAGCTTCTAAAAACACATTTCTACACCTAAATTCATGAGATATTGTAACCCAGGCCAGAATGTCAAAGTGATACCTGATTGTTAGATGATCATAAGCTTTTTTAGCGAGTGTTGTTTTGCCAATGCCACCCATGCCTGATATTGTGACAATGTCTAGATCCGACGGTGGTCCTGTCAATCTTTTAACTATTATCTTCAAGTCATCATCAAGTCCGTGCACAATATCATCTTCCAACATTGGATAACTTGTAGAAGAAGTGTCAATCAAGGAATCCtcagataattcaagaactTGATCAGCATCATGAGAAAGAATCTCCATCACTTGTTTCTTTATTGTATCCATTTTTTCAACAAGTGGTAGCAAACCCTGGTGTTGTAAAACTCCAAATGTCCTGCTTGAGCCTTTGataatttgagaaatttttATCTCAACAACATCTTCTACATAACTAATAACTCTTATTTTGTCCTCCAAAGATTTGATCTTTTCACTGGCAAATCTACTACTCTTGCGAATATTTTCAAGGACATGTTGAAAATATTCAGCAGTAGCATAAAGAGAATCAAGCGTTTGGGCAGTGTGAACATGAAAGAGTTCTGGAATATTTTGTTGATCAACAAGAGTTTGAAGAAGAGAAATTACAGCACTATAAGCTGCCATCAAATTATTAATACTCAAAACTGATGAACAAGAAAAGATTGGAATATTAAGAATTGGAATATTGCTGGATAGGATTTAATTGAAGATATTAAATACTACTCGAGAAGAAATATCATACTACATTATTGACAATCACCATCAATATGTAGAATTTTGATACAGAAAACATTGGATTGCTCCTCTAAAGAAATTTCAAGGAAACTATCTACTCTGTCTTTCAACTTTTTCGTTTTTATTTGACTTGACAACGAAGTTTAAGATAATAATGAAGttttttgaatcttgtgatgttaaactaaagatatgtgtAATAATATACCAAATTGCCTTTtaatcttgtgatcttaaataATGTCATCTACTGATGTATAATATTGTGATTAAAGAGTTGTTAAATTACTAAGGAGACATTCTTTTCAAAATCGACTAATGCCACGTGTAAACAAAAAATCCCCATCCAATTATAAATTggtgattttgaatttttgagccCCACTTGCCCTCATTAAGCCTTCAAGATCAAAGTCAAAAATGTTACACATGTGACAACTTCTGAATAAGCCTTCAAGATCAAAGTCAAAAATGTTACACATGACAAAACTTGTTATCaaaagttcaaaaaaataaaaaaaaaaataaaaactcgcCAAAAGCACATAGTTTGGACTACTGGTCAAATCTAAGTACTACCTTtattaaattccaaagaaattCAATAAGTACAAAAATGAGAAGTAATGAAAGACTGGTGGGGCTCGtcatgtcttttttttttaaaaaaaaaaaattaaaaaatgggGTAGGggaagtaatatatatataaaaaagggcCTATGGGTCATATTTAATTTTCGAAAAAGGGAATCGAACCCTCGATGAAAGTTTAGATAACCAACTAATTAAGCTACTAAAATTCTCCGAGGCTCGTCATGTCAATAATGGAGAAAatgattagaaaaaaaattactccCTTCATTCTATTTTATTCGTCGCAATTCGGTCCCCGAGagtcaatttgactaatttttgaagctaaattgaattagaataatttaatatttaaaatttagatgTTCAAAAACTATATGAGAAAATAAatcttaaaatattgatcaaaattcatgcagtttgatttcaaaaaaaaaatgacaaataaaaaggaACGTAGATAGTATCATTTTTAGACTTGGCAATAGCTTCCCATTTTTAGACTTGGTAATACTCCCAAAAATAGTTGTCTAACAATACTTGTCTAGTTTAGataatcaagagataatttactCTTTTATGTCTATTTTACTGTTACTATTAAATACTATTCAATATCTAATACATTTTTTCCAAagcattaaatttaaaatattcataaggtAATGTAGTAATATTACCCctattatttattgtttcttaaggagtgtgtaaattaataatgaataacTATTGTTAGACAGAGGAAGTAGCTTCCACATATTGACTTGTTGAGTCAATTCTAGAGTACCACATATTGATGAAGGAGTACTATTCTTCCCTACTCTAAAAAAAACAGAGTAtgagaaagaaataaaaacttttaaaaattatggTCTAAAATAAGTTATAGATGGTTGTATggctataaataattttattaagggtaaaactcacattttaaagttaaataaatagaGACACAGGGAGTACTATCTTAAACTAAACGGAAAAGAGTCAAATATACCCATGTACTAttagaaatagtttaaatataccccTCGTTATCCAAATATACCTTTCATGTTATACTTTGAGTCCAAATATAGCTTCTCATTATATTTTGACACAAATTTACCCTTATTTTTAACGGATTGTATGTAAAGTTACATCAAAATTAGGATTACCACTAAAAATTAGAGTTTGCAAATTTGAGAGAGATGTCCCGCAATCACTGAAATTGTTAAGGGTAGTCCACTCCTTGTTGGGCTGGTTACCTATATTTGGGCTCATTTTGACACCCCTGGTAGTCCTTCGCATTTTTCTACTATTTTCTTTCCAATTTCTTCCAACTCAGGAGGATGATCATGTTTTGGTCCAAACACCTTATCACAAAGTACTTGTAGAAGGAGTGTCAATCAAGGAATTCTCAGATAATTCAAGAATTTGTTCAGCATTATGAGAAAGAATGTCCATCTTTTGTTTCTTTATTGTATCCATTTTATCAACAAGTGGTAGCAAATCTTGGTGTTGTAATATTCCAAATGTCCAGCTTGAGCCtttgatgatttgagaaatCTTCATTTCAACATCTTGTGCCTCACTAGCAGCAACTCTAACTTCTTCCTCCAAAGATTTGATTTTTTCAGGTTCAAATTCTTCAAGAACTTTTTGGAAATATTCAGCGATAGCACGAAGAGAATCGAGTGTTTCAGCAATGTGAACATGAAAGAGTTCTGGAATATTTAGTCGGTCAAGAGTTTGAAGAAGAGAAATTACAGTACTATAAGCAGCCATCAAGTCAATATGAAAAGGAATTGAAACAAAACAATTTTTTATGGAGTAGAAAGATATAGAAACttgttttataattaatttccaACACCATATTAGTGTTTATCAATAACATAAATTATTGTTTTTGATAAATACAAAACAAAACTAAGTCAATGCCAGTTGGGTGTGTGTGTGAAAGCAGATCTGTATCGATGGTCTTTAGTTTTCCCCTTCAGCATTTTAAGTAACAAAAAAGTGGCTGAAGAAAAATGCAggcaaaaaaaaattcagactGAACCAAACTGAAGTGTATCTATTTCCCAAAATTTTAATTGTAAGATATACTTGGTCTCTTATTTTACTTACTTGTACCAGAATGGAACATTTCAGTTCAAGATTGAGACATTGATGGACTTGGACTCTTATTTTACTTACTTGTACAGAAAGAATGGATATTTGAGCAATTTAGCGTGTGGAATAGCCTAAGGAAAAACACTTGTCCAACGACAAACTTGGTTGAAAAATGCATAATATTACTTACTGTTAATAAGAACACGTATTATACTTGAACACAGGAAAGCGTGAAACCATCAATTCTTATGCATAATAGATTAAAACCTTGTTCATTTCGAACTATCACATAAAacaaaagggcagcccggtgcactaaagcttccgTAATGCGCAGAGTCCGGGGAAAGGCCAGACCACAAGGGCCTATTGTACACAGCCTTACTTAGCATTTTTGCCAGAGGCGTATTTACAGTAAACCAATAGTTAcctttttacaaaataaagaaacaGGGCGAGATATGTATTAAACATGATTATTcctaaaacatgaatataacCAATCGATCAGAACATAAaactaaattatgattttacttttcaaaataaaaactaaaaggTTCTGCATTTGGAAGATGACATTAGATGGTCCCTCGAAATAAGCTTCAATTCCCTGCATATTCAAGATAACAAGTAGAAATCATCATCTTAATTTCGAAGAGGtaaattgaataaatattaGGTAATGAATAATGCGAAGAATCGAAcaactttttagagagagaattaaaACTTACTGCGACTGTTATGGATGTAGACCTTAAGGATATTGTTTCCCATATCCTCTTGTTCTTGTTCAATATTTCTTGCAGAATCCTCAGCGGTAGTGCTGCAATCATGTAACTCAATTGATTCCAAAGTACAAATTTCCCCAAAATCTGCTGGAATTTCTTGCAGATACCAGAAATTCTTCAGAACAAGGCGTTTGAGATTTGGGAAGTTATTACTGCTAACTTCCCAATGCTTAAGTCCTGAGCCACTCAGTAACAATAACTTCATGCTTTTGAATTCGTCTTTATCACTCAATCTCCATTCATGACTCAAGGGTCGAGAACGTTTAAGTTTGAACTCTTCAAGATTTGGCAACATCATAAAAGTTGATGATATGTCTGCCCAATCAAAATAACAACACCGAGTTAAAGACAACCTCCTAAGTGATGTTGGAAAACCAAATCTCTTGATGGAGTCTCCCAAAAAAGGTGACCCGTAAAACTTGAATGCTTCGAGTTTTGTCAATCTGGACATATCCAATAGCCAATTGGGAAACTCTTCTTTATTAAAAGGTGCTTGAATGATCAATCCCTTTACATTGGGAATGCCAGAAAAGACTTCATCTGTACAACTGGTGTAACAAAGACCAGAAAGTTCCTCTAAATTTGGCATCCCTGTCCCACGACTTTCTGTTCTAAGACTAGGTAAATAAGCATATCCTTCGAGACGTATATACCTCAAGTTCTTCATCATCCATATCTTCCCAGGTAAATTTACAATGGAAGGATAACCACCACAAATTAGAGTTTGCAAATTATGAAGCTCTGAGATTGATTCAGGAATATCTCCATGAAATCGAACTTGGAGATATCTCAAATGAAACAACTTCTCAATCATAAGTGGAAATGACTTGAACATTACATCTTCATTGAAGATGGCCAATACCCTGAGAAGGTTGAAACGAGAGAAAAATTCATTTATAATAGGATCACAACGGTAGATGGGCAATATCCTGAAAAACTTAATACGGGGTTCAAGAGGTAAATTCAATCGAGAAAATAAGTAGATAGATCTGGCAACAGGGGGTAATAGCTCATAACAATAGTCAACTGAGTAAGATTCAGCTTGAAAACTGAAGCGACGAACATTATGCTTTTGTGTTGGAAGAGTAGGGTGAGTTCTCTCAACATGCGTATGCTTTGTCATTTCAGCTTCTATCAAACAGAACTCACGCAGTAGATCATGTATTCCACATGCTTTTATCTCACCATTGAATCTCCTTTTtctagactgtatcaagttccTGCTAATTAGGTCCTCCAAATAATCTATTGCCACTTCCTCCAAAATTTTACCATTTTCGGAAATCCTTATAAAACCTTCTGCGATCCATAATTGGGTCAATCTCCCAGTGTCAACCTGAAAATCCTCTGGGAAACAACTCATAGAAAGAAAGCAAGGTTTGAGGCGATTAGGCAAGTGGTGGTAACTCAAACCGAGCACTCCTAAGCATTTATCTGGATGACTAGCAATAATTTCACTTAAGTTTCGGGTAACATTCTTCCAATCTTCTAATGTTCTGGCCATTTTAGAAAGATGTCCCGCAATCACTGAAATTGTTAAGGGTAGTCCTTGACATTTTTCTACTATTTCCTTTCCAATTTCTTCCAATTCAGGAGGATGATCATGTTTTGGTCCAAACACCTTATCACAAAGTAACCTCCAACCGTTTTCTGAACTCAAAAGGCTCATCTCGTGAGGGCTACGAGTATTTGCATACATTGCTACCTCAGTTTCCCTAGTAGTCAATAGGACTCGACTCCTATTGTTACAATCAGGAAATATTCCTCTTAAGCTATCCCAAACATCCCTACTCCAAatatcatcaacaacaacaaggtATCTTGGACCCTTTAGCTTTTTCTGTACTAGGTCAGCTAACTCATTGTCATCCATCTTATCATAATCTTTTGTATTCACAATATCTGTTTGCTTTGAAATGCAACGTAAAGCTTCTAACAACACATTTCTACACCTAAATTCTTGAGATACTGTAACCCAGGCATGAATGTCAAAGTGATACCTGATTGTTTGATGATCATAAGCTTTTCTAGCGAGTGTGGTTTTGCCAATGCCACCCATGCCTGATATTGTGACAATGTCTATATCCGACGGTGGTCCTGTCAATCTTTTAACTATTATCTTCAAGTCATCATCAAGTCCATGCACAATATCATCTTCGAACATTGGATAACTTGTAGAAGAAGTGCCAATCAAGGAATCCtcagataattcaagaactTGATCAGCATCATGAGAAACAATCTCCATCACTTGTTTCTTTGttgtattcatttttttaacaaCTTTTAGCAAATCCAGGTGCTGTAAAATTCCAAATGTCCACCTAGAGACTTTGATGATCTGAGAAGTTTTCATCTCAACAACATCTTCTGCATAACTAACAGCAACTCTTATTTTTTCCTCCAAAGATTTTATATTTTCAGTGTCAAATCTACTCTTGCTAGCATTTTCAAGAACTTTTTGGAAATATTCAGCAGTAGCATGAAGAGAATCAAGCGTTTTAGCAGTTTTACCATGAAAGAGTTTTGGATTTCGTTGTTCAAGAGTTTGAAGAAGAGAAATTACAGCAGTATAGGCTGCCATTAAGTCAATATGGAGAGGAATgaaacaaaataattttgaaggAGTAGAGAGGATGTAATTCAAGATATCAAATAATACTCTTTTGTTTCGTAGAAACTTGTTGTATAATTAATTTCCAACACCATGTTAGTGTTTATCAATAAATTACTAAAAAAACAAAGTCAATTATCTCCCATCCATTTTCTGATATGGACAGGCTTTTACTTAATTTAAAAGGCATCAATTATTGGTTCTTATTGGAGAAAACAAAAGCATCTATACAGTTGACAAGTAATGGATCAGAGAATGCACATTCCCAAGGCATTTTTTCTCATAGCAAAACATCTTGAGGCTCACCTACTATGGGCTTCAAGCACGCCTGACGCTCAATGGCCAGGGAAAAATTATGTGGTCGGCTTACCTCACCAAGTGTGCCTGCTTCTATCGGCCAAGACTACTTATACAGCGGTTCAGTTAGCACAAGTTATGTTATAATCCTGTGTTAAAACATTAATCTGAAAAATGCAGAAACCTAATTCTCTGTGTGTCCTTGAGGAATTAACTATCCGAGCATACATAATTCCTACATGTCCttaagaaattaatttaaaccCCTCACTGTACTCGAAATGTTGGATTACTTCCTCCTTGGACAGAACTGATATACCTATTACTGgagtagcggtacctcaaatgCCAATAATTTCGTTGAACTTGAAGACAataacaaatcacaataataacTTCGTCGAACATGAAGAAGTGCAGGATTTTCAATGTTGTTGGTGCATAAAATCAGAGGCAATGAAAAGGTGGGATGGAGATCAACCCAAGGGGTTCAAGCTTTCTTTCTAGCTTTTCATTCTCAATAATTAACCTGATTGTTTACAATATTAATCTGTTCCTCTTGTATTCTTCGCTCTCTGGCTGCTTCTTGTTGCGCACTTGTCTCACGCCTCTTAACACTCTTGCTTGGTTTTGAATTTTCATATTGAATGCCGACAGAAACTCCAACAATAGCCTTCACCAACGTATCAAGATTTCCTTTTTCCATTTCATCACTACTACAACCACTATAGCTGATAACATCCAAATCCACCCCTATGAGAGAAAGTGTACACGGTCATAACTCGTATGCATTATAATTTACCCTATTATGAGTTGGGATCAAATCCCATGTAGAACAATGTAAAGGCGATCAAGCAAGTAAGGAATTATCACCAACTACTCTAAGCCTAACACTTGATAATATAGTGATTTTGAGAAAATCATAACTAATAGGGAAATATAAAGATTTCCTCTCTCCTTTACATTACTACTACCACCACTATAGCCTAAAGAAGCAAGTTCCTCTACGTGCCTTTTTTTGAGCTatacaacataattttcagGTAGAATTCCTGGCTATTACTTACTGTTACTACCATCGTCAAGAAAGATTATTGATATCCAGTATCTCAAAGTGTGAAAGCACCGGCCATCAACGAAAAACATGTATTATACTGAAGAGAGGAAAACAGATTCAAAAATATGAAACCATCATTTCGTGTACTCGATAGGTTATGCATAATAGATTGAAACCTCAATCATTTCAAACTATTACATAAAACAAAATAGATATTACAGTACGTCAAAAGAGTCAATGTTTACAAAATACTAAATCACAAATGGGAGAGACATGTATTAAACATGCTTATTCCTaaaacatcaatttctcaaacgATCAAAATATGAACTTAAGTGATCTGCATTCGGAAGATAGCATTAGATGGTCCAGCAAAATAAGCTTCAAGTCTCTGCATCTGAAAGATAACAAGTCG
This sequence is a window from Solanum dulcamara chromosome 10, daSolDulc1.2, whole genome shotgun sequence. Protein-coding genes within it:
- the LOC129871722 gene encoding putative late blight resistance protein homolog R1A-3, with translation MAAYSAVISLLQTLVDQQNIPELFHVHTAQTLDSLYATAEYFQHVLENIRKSSRFASEKIKSLEDKIRVISYVEDVVEIKISQIIKGSSRTFGVLQHQGLLPLVEKMDTIKKQVMEILSHDADQVLELSEDSLIDTSSTSYPMLEDDIVHGLDDDLKIIVKRLTGPPSDLDIVTISGMGGIGKTTLAKKAYDHLTIRYHFDILAWVTISHEFRCRNVFLEALRCISKQTDIVNTKDYDKMDDNELADLVQKKLKGPRYLVVVDDIWSRDVWDSLRGIFPDCNNRSRVLLTTRETEVAMYANTRSPHEMSLLSSENGWRLLCDKVFGPKHDHPPELEEIGKEIVEKCQGLPLTISVIAGHLSKMARTLEDWKNVTRNLSEIIASHPDKCLGVLGLSYHHLPNRLKACFLSMSSFPEDFQVDTRRLIHLWIAEGFIRTFGNGKCLEEVAMDYLKDLISRNLIQVRKRRFNGEIKACAMHDLLREFCLIEAEMAKFMHVERTHPSLPRQKHNVCRFSFQTKFYSVDDCCKLLPPISRSIYLFSHLDLPFSPCINLLGLFPIYRRDPIILEFFSRFILLRRLPIYHRIIHEFFSRFNLLRVLVIFNNVLMLESFPLVITKLFHLRYLQVRFDGDIPESISELQNLQTLICSGNSSYRTLPENIWMMKKLRYISLSRRATYLPSPRRESILNKHVGMPNLEELSGLCYTSCTKEVFSGIPNLKRLIIHLPFFSFKNFPNYWLMDLSSLRKLEAFKFCWDFNLFYPIKSFVLPTSLKRLTLAKFLYFPWEDILSTVIMLPNLEELKLKHCIAKDFVWRLSDKDKFKSLKLLLLSNTNLKRWEASSDNFPNLKRLVLKDCYRLQEIPADFGEICTLESIELHDCSATAEDSARNIEQEQEDMGNNFPKVYIHNSRRKLELILRDHLMI
- the LOC129871017 gene encoding putative late blight resistance protein homolog R1A-3; the protein is MAAYTAVISLLQTLEQRNPKLFHGKTAKTLDSLHATAEYFQKVLENASKSRFDTENIKSLEEKIRVAVSYAEDVVEMKTSQIIKVSRWTFGILQHLDLLKVVKKMNTTKKQVMEIVSHDADQVLELSEDSLIGTSSTSYPMFEDDIVHGLDDDLKIIVKRLTGPPSDIDIVTISGMGGIGKTTLARKAYDHQTIRYHFDIHAWVTVSQEFRCRNVLLEALRCISKQTDIVNTKDYDKMDDNELADLVQKKLKGPRYLVVVDDIWSRDVWDSLRGIFPDCNNRSRVLLTTRETEVAMYANTRSPHEMSLLSSENGWRLLCDKVFGPKHDHPPELEEIGKEIVEKCQGLPLTISVIAGHLSKMARTLEDWKNVTRNLSEIIASHPDKCLGVLGLSYHHLPNRLKPCFLSMSCFPEDFQVDTGRLTQLWIAEGFIRISENGKILEEVAIDYLEDLISRNLIQSRKRRFNGEIKACGIHDLLREFCLIEAEMTKHTHVERTHPTLPTQKHNVRRFSFQAESYSVDYCYELLPPVARSIYLFSRLNLPLEPRIKFFRILPIYRCDPIINEFFSRFNLLRVLAIFNEDVMFKSFPLMIEKLFHLRYLQVRFHGDIPESISELHNLQTLICGGYPSIVNLPGKIWMMKNLRYIRLEGYAYLPSLRTESRGTGMPNLEELSGLCYTSCTDEVFSGIPNVKGLIIQAPFNKEEFPNWLLDMSRLTKLEAFKFYGSPFLGDSIKRFGFPTSLRRLSLTRCCYFDWADISSTFMMLPNLEEFKLKRSRPLSHEWRLSDKDEFKSMKLLLLSGSGLKHWEVSSNNFPNLKRLVLKNFWYLQEIPADFGEICTLESIELHDCSTTAEDSARNIEQEQEDMGNNILKVYIHNSRRN